TCACCTTTAAACTAACTGAAGTACCACCTAATAATAGGCATTATATCTATGTGTGAAGCACCTTGTGAGAGAATTTGAAGAAAGCATTCCGCTAAACAGTTTATACAGGATGAGTATAGTACAAATACTATAATACAAGAGATTTATATGATGCCATGAAGAAAGAGATGCAGGATTACATATGGACCTGCCCATTGCTATCCCAACAATCAGCGACGAAGATGACACCTTTGTCGAAGATGAAGGAGAGCGTGGTCATCAGATGCTTGTTGTTCACCATGTTCTTGGTCGCCTTCTAGAACCCATCACACTGCCACCGCTAAAGAACAACAGGGCGCGCAAACGGATCAGAGGCCGACAGATCATGGCGTTACGAAAtggggtcgggggggggggggggagggggaggctgACACACGTGGGTGAAGGTGCAGAACTCGAGCGCAAGTTGGTCGGCGGTGTCGGCGGAGAAGAGGCCAGCGAAGTTGTTGCTACCGGCCATAGCAGCGCCAAAGTGGTTCTTGAGGGCTGAGAGTGTCAGGCTCCAGTTATCTGAACGTGAGGAAGTGTTGATCTTCAGTTAACGGGTGCACGTCCGACAATGCTTCATGGGATCAAGCGGCTGTCATCGCTCGGTCAAAACCTCATTCGAGAGCAGAGATCTACcttacaatttctaatcattggtAAGACAATCTTTGAACGACTGAATGAAGATAATCATTCATTACACATACTTAGTAGACAATCTTTCAACCACTGAATGAAGATAAGAAAGAGAGGTTGTTAGTCCCCTACGAAAATCTAATCATTTGTAGGAATGCTAAAGGCATGCTAGTACTTGTTAATCTTGGGCTGACCTGATACGGCTACTGCATTGGGGCATACGCCATCTTGTACCAGTACTTTAAAAAAAGCTTCAATCCTGTACATGGATCCCAAAATTTACTTTGTATAACAGGTGAGCAGACGGAAAATTGAAAAATATAATTTCAGGGAGATAACGATTGCAAAACCTCGTAATTAGGCTCTTGACCAGTTAGCACGATCTGTAAACATGAAGATGTGTGGTATGGTAGGTCAAGGAAAGTAATTACCTGGCTAGTAAGCCTTGTAGATTGAAAAATTCCCTGCACCAAAATATCAGAACCAGCCACAATATTCGCGTGAATCATTTGACCAGAACCATGTTGACCACCAATAGTTGTGTTTCTTGCAGAACTCATCACCATCCTCTTATTGCAAGGGCGGCAACACCGCTAGACCATGGCTATGGACATAGGGTTTCATCATAGTGCTTGCGACAAGATAGATAAAGCGAAGGTGTATTCCATCTTGTACCAGTACTTTAAAAAAAGCTTCAATCCTGTACATGGATCCCAAAATTTACTTTGTATAACAGGTGAACAGACGGAAAATTGAAAAATATAATTTCAGGGAGATAACGATTGCAAAACCTCGTAATTAGGCTCTTGACCAGTTAGCACGATCTGTAAACATGAAGATGTGTGGTATGGTAGGTCAAGGAAAGTAATTACCTGGCTAGTAACCCTTGTAGATTGAAAAATTCCCTGCACCAGAATATCAGAATCAGCCACAATATTCGCGTGAATCATTTGACCAGAACCATGTTGACCACCAATTAGTTGTGTTTCTTGCAGAACTCACCACCACTAATCTGACACTCGACCAGCATGTGGGAGTAACGATTGCCTTTCTTTCTTCCGTGTTGGAGATTCGAACAACTGATAGAGATTGGGCTAGAATTTACATTGGTGTGGAGAAAAGATACGGGGTTGGGAGAAACCTCGGGATGGAGGACCTGCGATCCGGTGGCGGCGACGGACCTAGAATCCGCCCAAGGTTGAGGTCAGTAGGATTTCCCGGGATAGATGGGTCAGCTCGCGCTGGATCCCCTCGCCAATCCCCTCGTGGCGCCATGGTTGGAGCACGACTGCTAGATACCCTCATGGAGAACGAGAGGGACGAGAGGTGAGGGTGGATGGATCCCTCTCCTTCGGTCGCCGGGATCCAGTCGAAGAGTCGACTCGATCCCTGGATGGAACCGACGCTCTGCGGGTCCGCTGCACCGGCGCTCCCTCCTTTGTGCGGCTTGGGGTCAACACCCTCGCCCCAGCCTCGTACGGGAGGGACTGGATAGGAGTAGCGAACTGAAGGACTAGACTGTCGGGATGCAAAGGCCGCCTACTAATGGGCTGGCGGAAGGCCCATGCACCAGATGTCTTGGTTTTGGTCTCTGGAGTAGCAGCCCACAGGACAGACGGGCTTAATTCAACAGACTGCGCGAATCAGCTAGACTAAGAACGAAATCCGACGGCCAGAAACTTCCTGCTAACGAAATCCAATGGCCAGAAACGTCTAATCACTGTGAGGGCAGGAAAGTggtgcagttttactgtccttaataaCAACCAGCCTAAGATCATTACTATCAAAGGTCTATTAAGGCCAATAACACTAATCAAGACAAAATTGATGATATTTGTAGCAACCCATGACATTAAAATTCCTTGCATGGATGCACGGATGAGAATCGAAGGTTGGTTTGCTTAGCCCAAACGAACGAGGAACCGAGGAGCCACATGTCAGTACTGACTAACTAACATTTCATACTCAATTAATAATGTAGTGCAGACAAGTAAAAACGGAGATCAACTCAACTAATATGCAGGATtactcttcacttaaattttcgtCAACTTTGTTTGACCAATCAACAAAAGAAGTTGCTTTACACACTCCTCCGATTCGGAAgaactaacacacacacacacgcacacacgctCCTAGCTAGAAAGAAAAGCTGCGTCTTACAACTTCGTGGCATGGCAAATACAGTACTGTAATACAATCAAGAGGAagtagccgccgccgccggttcTTTGGGTTTGGGGTGCACCTTCTTCTTCATGAGGCCAAAGAAGCCTCCCCTGCTgctcgcaccaccaccaccagcagcctTCTTCTctccggcggcgccggcggcctCCTTGCCGTTCTTCGCGCCGTCGAGCGCCCCCGCTTCGGCTTGGTCCATGCGCCTCATCTTCTCCTTGTATGCGTTCTTGAGCACGTAGGCCTCCACGAAGTCTCCTCCCATCATCGACGCCATGTCCCTCTCCTGAACTCTTGTTGAGCTGCCgctgcttcttcttccttgtttaAAGTAAGCAGCTATAGCTACCGGGACCCTAGGATGGATGATGGTTTGCAAATGCTTTGGGAGTTGTGGGAGGGTTCGGTTGAGGCTCGTTTATACAGGCCGTTGTGAGAGACTTGGCATGCAAGCTGAAGCTGAGCGGAACTTGGCGAGCACGGGGAGAAGGCCATGTCACGCGTGACGTAAAAGTTCAAGTCTACCTCCTCTGCTTTTGCGACAAGCGAGCGAACACGCACCGTAGAGGATCCTGCCGCCGCGAGGGGACGCACGTGGAAGATTGGTATGGTGCGTATTTGGCCCACTCTCACTGACCATCGGTGTCACCAGCGCCCGCCTCGTGTGTGGTCAAACATTCGTTTTCCGGAGCGTTGCCGCGCGACGCAAGGCACGACCACTGTCTCCACTTTAATGCCGGATTTAGTCCACTGTCTCCACTTTAATACCAGATTTATCAAAACCGTCTCGTCCGTGCAGGCCCGTTCGGTTATTATCGGTCATAAAGTTTCGATTCAGACGGATTTCTTAAACGGACCTTAAACGATCAGCTAGTTCGGCATTCATCATATCAAGTTCAAATATGAGAAGGATATTGAGGAGCTCGGGCTAGCCCGTCACGTCGGACCCGACATTCCGACCTCACCGTAAATTACCCCAAATTCTGCatatccttcctcctcctcccgtcgGCCTCCAACATTTCCTACGTCTAAGCCCGCGCCATCTGGCACCCTTGCTCCCCATCCTTACCATCGGTCCCTATCCGCCGTCGGGATGTCTTCCAGCCCGTCCGCGACCGCCGTGACGGAGATGCAGTCTGCCTCGTCCGTCGGCGTCCCTTCCTTCATTTCGTCTTGCAAGGCGGCGTCCCGAAAGATGCGGTGTCGCCGACAACGAGAGAGGGAGGCGGAGGCGGCAGCGTAGCTAGGCGCAAACAACATCCAAAACTTGTCTCCCCCGTCATGCCCGGCTCCCCTTACCCCATTCGTCCACGTGTGAATGCGGATAATGCCGTCCAACACCCTtgggatggagaaggatgcaacgACCGACTGGGCCATTCCGGACAGCTTTTCGCCCACGCAAAAGCCGGCGATCGATGAGCAGTGGTGGAGCCAGAAAATTAGGACAAGAGAGGCCAAATATAGTTAAACCTTGTGAGGGAGGGCCAATCCATCAAAAACCACCATTTTAGCACAAAAAAATAACTATTACTATTCATTCTAAGCTTAAATCACTAATGTTAGGGGGGCAGGGCCGTGGCTGGCACCCCTGTCTCCGCCACTGTCGACGAGTGTTAGTCACCGCCCCTCGTTCGGGAGCGGATGAGCACGGAGACCGCCACCGCCCAGGCTGCACTCCACATGTTCGACGAAATGTCTGAACAAGACCGAGTATGTTATGTTTGTTCCTGTCCGGTCAAATGTTCAATGTTTTGCATAGATTTAGTTCACACATGATGAATACTTGCAAACCATGATCGTGTAGGAGGCGTACTTGGCAAGCATGATTAGTGACAATGATGATACAGTCGAAATAGATTATGAATTGGAGGAGACCATCAGATGCAGGCAAAGATGGCTGCCCAGGCCAAGCAGGACAAGTTGGACCAGAAGGATGCATGGACAAACTCGTCCGGCTAGTGATCGGACAAGCATCCCTTGTTGCTCGAACATTGATTTTATTTTGACCTGTCCGGTTAGTCGAACTATGATTTTATTTGCTTTTTTGAACTATTGAATTCGAACAATTTACAGCAGGTGCTCCACGTGCTTGTATTGCATGGATTTGATGATTGGTATATGACAATATATGAGGGACCGACGGCCACTGCCCGAGGACGCGCCCGCGGACGTATAGGAGGCTGGATTATCctagtccggttgtagatgctctaagagaATCTACATACGAGTGTCCTAATCTCATACCAAATATCCAGATGAACGATACGGACATTGATTGATAAAAAAATGACGATCCAACACTACTTAGAGAAACCTTAATAGTAGCGCGGGTAATTAGCACAGTCACTTATTGATTAGGTCTATCTCCTCTGCTTTGCGACAAGCGAGCGAACACGCACTGTAGAGGATTCTGCCGCCGTGAGGAGACACACATGGGAGATTGGTATGGTACGTATACTTGGTCCACTGCTCACGGACGTGCCCGGACGCGCCCGCGGACGTATAGTAGGATGGATTATCCtcgtccggttgtagatgctgtaAGAGAATCTACATCAGAGCGTCCTAAACTCATATCAAATATCtagatgaacgatacgatcattaATTGATCATAAAAAAGCCATCCAACACTACCAGTAAAAGAAACCTTAATAGTGGCGCGGGTAATCAATAGCGCAGTCACTTATCGATCAGGTATATCTCCTCTGCTTTGCGACAAGCGAGCGAACACGCACCGTAGAGGATTCTGCCGccgccactagtagaaaacagggctatcgttcggccctggccagcccattagtcccggttcttcaagaatcgGGACCAAtgtggggtattagacccggttcgtgagccagggggccggccggggcctcgtgggcattggtcccggttcgtgtagaaccatttgtcccggttcgagccacgaaccgggaccaatggtcctctctgctggcccacaaccattggtcccggtttgtggcatgaaccgggagagaaggggtggctttagtcccggttcatgccacgaaccgggacaaataacttgcctatatatacccaccgccgcggcataGCTCTCTACAGTGCTCTATTTTTTCAATCCGGCGAggagagggcatttgggtgctctagttcacctcctatgcacatgaggtgttcgatgaaatgcccgagccacactagttaagctttctccactcgaagctcgacctaggagctccattttttcgagatttgtctagatttaggggtccgtcacgccccgtccccgttttcaccgctgttgatcgcccgcgccgatctcatcgccggcaccaccgtggtgagcctcttgttcttatcttctttatgatacttgtctaattttcttactttagatagatatttgtctaattttcttaattttgacacacataattatatgtagtgcacgcagatgaaccggcaatggatgtatggtgacagacacacctccgagtacattaagggcgtgcatatttttctcgaagtggctgaggcaaacaagcagaatggttttatgtgttgtccatgcagtaaatgtcggaatacgaagtcttactctgaccggaaaatccaTCACACCCACCctctttacaagggtttcatgccacactataatgtttgggcgaggcacggagaaataggggttatgatggaagacgacaaagaagaagaggacgatgacaactatgtgccccctgaatacggtgatgctgcaacgggggagctgctgaagatcaagaggaaccagacgatgtgcccgatgatgctgcaacgggggaagctgctgaagatcaagagaaaccaaacgatgtgcccgatgatgatctccgccgggtcattgttgatgcaaggacgcaatgcaaaagtcaaaaggagaagctgaagttcgatcgcatgttagaggatcataaaaaaaagttgtaccccaattgtgaagatggcaacacaaagctgggtaccgtactggaattgctgcagtggaagacagagaatgttgtgcctgacaaaggatttgagaagctactgaaaaatattgaagaagaagcttccaaaggataatgaattgcccgacagtacgtacgcaacaaagaaggtcctatgccctctaggattggaggtgcagaagatacatgcatgccctaatgacggcatcctctaccgcgttgcgtacgaggatttgaacgcatgcccggtatgcggtgcattgcgttataagatcagacgagatgtccctggtgatgttgacggcgagccccgcatGAAGAGAGTTCCtacgaaggtgatgtggtattgctcctataataccacggttgaaacgactgttcagaaacaacgagcatgccaagttgatgcgatggcacagtgaggaccgtaagaaagacgggaagttgagagcacccgctgacgggtcgcaatggagaaaaatcgagagagagtattggggtgagtttgcacgtgacccaaggaacgtatggtttggtttaagcgcggatggcattaatcctttcggggagcaaaGCAGTAATCACAACACCTggcctgtgactctatgtatgtataaccttcctccttggatgtgcatgaagcggaagttcattatgatgtcagttctcatccaaggccctaagcaacccggcaacgacattgatgtgtacctaaggccattagttgaagaacttttacagctgtggaatggaaacggtgtacgtgcgtgagatgagcacaaacaggaggaatttaacctgcacgaattgttgtttgtaaccatcaacgattggcccgctctcagtaaccttttaggacagaaaaacaagggataccacgcatgcatgcattgtttagctgacaccgaaagtatatacctgggaagctgcgggaagaatgtgtacctgggccatcgtcgatttcttccgaccaaccatcaatgtcgaaagaaaggcaagcatttcaaaggcgaggcagatcaccggaagaagcccgccatgcgtaccggtgatcacgtacttgctttggtcaatgatttacacgtaatctttggaaagggtcccggcggactagctgttccgagtgacgctgggggacacgcacacatgtggaagaagaaatctatattttgggacctaccctactggaaagacctagaggtccgctcttcgatagacgtgatgcacgtgacgaagaacctttgcttcaacctgctaggcttcttggg
This genomic stretch from Hordeum vulgare subsp. vulgare chromosome 6H, MorexV3_pseudomolecules_assembly, whole genome shotgun sequence harbors:
- the LOC123403520 gene encoding uncharacterized protein LOC123403520 gives rise to the protein MASMMGGDFVEAYVLKNAYKEKMRRMDQAEAGALDGAKNGKEAAGAAGEKKAAGGGGASSRGGFFGLMKKKVHPKPKEPAAAATSS